The genomic region caccatttaattgtggagTATACGGTGGAGTAACCTCATGCACAATGCCACATGAATTAAAGAACATAGGATCATAATACTCTCCACCTCGATCGGTGCGCAATCTTTTAATAATAAGAGATTGTTGTAATTCTACCTcatttttaaatattttaaacttTTCAAGGGCCTCATCTTTAGTTGACAAAAGATATATATAACAAAATCTGGAATAATCATCTATGAAAGTTACAACATAGTTTTTATTCCCTAAAGATGGTGAAGACTTAAAGTCACACAAATCACTATGAATTAAATCCAAGACAAGTGAACAACTATGAATAGTCTTAAAAGGTTGTCTTGTAATTTTATTCATCATGCAAGTTTTACAGTTTTGAACATTAGAATCAAAAGGTGGAATTAAACCAAGTTTAGACATATTAATCATCCTTTTAAAGTGAACATGTCCAAGTCTAGCATGCCAAAGATGTGGAATATTTTCATTATGACAAACCATGAAATTAGAAGCAATATCATTCATTTTATTCATAATATTTAACATAAACATTCCATTACATAAATATCCAAATCCTACAAATGTACCACATTTGCTTATTACATATTTATCCGACTCAAACACTTGCCTATAACCATACTTTGACAAGAGACCCTAGGAAACTAAGTTTTTCCTAATTCGGTACATGAAGAACATCATAAAGATGAATAGATTTCCCGGAACTAAATATTAACACTACTACACCACGACCAAGTATGGGAGTTGTTGATTCGTTGCCCATATAAAGAATTGAACCGTCATTAACCGGTTCATAAGTCTTGAACCATCTACGGTCCTTGCATACATGCTTTGTTGCACCCGAATCAATCCACCATGCAATCTCATCATCCTGCATATAAAATGCCTCAGAAATTAGTGGTACATAATTTACAATATGTTTAATACCATTGTCAAAATTCTGACCTTGATGAGTTGGAGGGCCTTTGTCCTTAGACACTTGCCCGGATTTGTTCTTGTAATTAGAACCCTTCTTGGTCTTCTTCAACCGACAATCATTTTTAAAATGCCCGGTCTTACCACATATCCAACAAGCACCCTTGGGTTTCTTGTTTGTGTCATCATTGGTGTTAGGCATGGGGCGTTTTTTTCCCCTTAAATCCTACTTCCATCATATTGATTGAAGAATGTTCCATAGTTTCCTTGTTCTTGCCCTTAGTACCCTCTTGCGCTCTAAGAGACTCCTCTATGCGCAAGTGCCCTCCTAGTTGTACAATAGACAACTCCTCTTTCTTATGCTTGAGCATATGCTTGAAATCCTTCCAAGAAGGAGGCAATTTGTCAATTATACTTGACACCGAAATGGATTCATCCATTTCCATCTTGTGTTGGGCAAATTGTCCCAATATCCGGAGCAATTCATTATATTGCTCCATTACCGGCCTTGAGTCCGTCATCTTGTAGTTCATGAAATTGCCTACAAGAAACTTCTTACTAGAAGCATCTTCGGCCATGTATTTAGACTCTAATTCATTCCAAAGTTCCTTTGCCGACTCATAATTTTGATAAACATCAAATAAAGAATCAGACATACCATTTAGAATGTGTCCCCGACAAATGTAATCATCATTTTCCCACTTGAGACGGTTGCGGGCTTCCTCCATAGTTTCATCATCTCGATGCTCCGGCATTGGGGTACTTAGGACATACACAACCTTGAGGGTGGTGAGTAGGAAATGCATTTTCTTTTGCCATCTCCTAAAATCAACCCCTTCAAATTTCTCAAGTTTTCCAAACTTGGATGTCATTTCCTTAACATTCGACATTGTCAAAACAGTAAATACTTTCTAAGAATGTTGTAATTTTGTATAGGGTAATTGACAAATCGAACTTGGATAATTTGATGATCACGAAATATATCGCTTTCCTTAGAAAGTATTTCTACCCTATTAAGCCTTTGGGTTGCAAGAAATCTTTCCTAGGATAATACACCAAATTCCCTCTTGTTCTAAGGCAAAGCAAGAGAAAACTTATgaagtttttatgttttgtttGTTATACCAAAAATCTGAAAATAAAGTTTGTGTTTATTATTTTCTCTAACCCTTTCTCATGCACACTTTAAGTATATATATACTTATGCAAAATAATCAGAAAAACGAAAGGTAATTACTTTCCAAACGGAACATAAAGACAAGTATGAAACAATGCAACACGGTTCATAGAACCCGATAAATATCactcaccccgatcggggttagcgtCCTcgatcggggacgtggttttccaATTTCACGTAAAACAAAAAACTGGAAATTTCCTCTCGGTAACAatggccccgatcggggctaCCAACCCCGATAGTGGTTAGCCTATTTTCCAAATTTTTGCTACGATTTCGTCGACAAATTGCATTGTAACTTATTCTTTatatttgctcattcaaactcGTTTATATGAGCGTGTACTCCACACTCCCTAACCCATATTATAACGGTCAAACTCGCTACCATTTTTGGCAAAATCCCGATTGCATTCAAATGATACGGTGATTTAACTTAAATCACCAACACATTGTGTTGATCAGTAATTTTAGTAGACTGTTGTAGACTTGTAGCTCGTTGTTGCGAGATTTCCGTTCCTGATTTCAGTTATGGTCAACCACATTCAAACACCAGGGTTATGAATATCAGGATATTAGACTAAAACCTTGCTATTAAACTGTGGATGCTGCATTCTCTTAACCTGTAAGTGAGGGTAAGGGATGGTGGCGGTAGAGTGAGGATGACAGTGGCGTTGGAGAGGACAGACCATTCAGGCGTTGGTTAGAAGTGAAAACTTTCGGACAGTAATTTGCAATGTGTTGACGTGTCTGAGAATGGGATACGATACTGTGTGATTGGAATTAAGAGTCCGAGTAACATATTTGATCATTATCTGTAGTGTATTTTCATGTGAAGAATCGAACGAAGGTCACAGATGTCCGAGAAATGCATTACTGAACATGTCTTCTAAACACCACATACGAATAAATTCTAAAATCTTTCTTTCTTATGCCTCCATTtttctacatttccttcatgttCAGATAAGCCATATTGGAAACAATCTAACCTTGTGCTCTTCTTTTTCTACTCAATGCATTGCAGAAAGGATCAATTGCCTTCTGGTGCAATATCGGGAGTGAGGTAATGGTGTTCTCATTCAGATATCAGACAAAGGGGGTGTTCCAATTTGAACACAACATTGCACCATTTATCGGCATATTTTTTATCATTAGTCATCGAGAACTAGTCTCTTTGTGTTGAATCATCACAGGGGTGTTCATCATAGATAAGTCCGTCTCCCTTTTCCTGTCATAAGCGGGTGCCTTTGAAGCATTTGGTGCTGTATTGCATCAATTTATATTTAGATAGATTTATTAAGATAACTACTGGTTTATAACCATTAATAACTGTAAAAAGCTCAAGTCTTTAGTTTGTTTTTCAACTCCTAAGATATTTCATTTCATAGATTCTGATCCCTAGGTAAAACTACATCTGCTTCTGtacaaaaaaatggaaaaataatgTCTTAGAAACTAGAGATGAGCAATTGTTGTTGGGTAGTTTGCTGTTGATGTTCAACTAATGATGAGTATCTACAGCTCGCCAAAGATGCAATCAATGCGGTTTCCAAGTCCTTAGCCACATGCTTTTGGATCATAGAGATGATGTACTCCAACAAACTTGAATCACAAGGCACAGTGATTGGCCCGGAAGCAGCTATGCCGAATTCTTCCTCTGCCATTCTTAATAGTTCTCTGAAAGTATCAGTCTTTAGATACGTCAACGGAATCATGAATCGTCTTCCATCAGTTGTGTATACAACAAAGTGACCTTCATCGGTCACCGGTCTCGACCAGGAAACCCTCTTCCTGCTGGCAATCGCtattctttgccatttctttgccATCTTGATGAGCTTCTTTGTACTAATCATttttgtaaaattttattttgcgACAAAGAGAGAAACTTCCAAATAATAGAATGAATGGAAAATTGTTGAGATTAAGTGAGTTGTGAAATTTGGATAAAAGGGTTGTAGGCTTTATAGCTCCAAGCTGAAAACATGTAACTTTAATGTAACAACCTTGTTGTCCTACTTCGGAAGCAGACCCATGTGGATGTTCATTTCATCATTTGGAATCATTCACTTGGGTTTGGAGTTTTCCTACAACTGGCAATGCTTCCTTGCTGTCTGAACTGCAATTACGACACGCCACCTAATAAAAACTGTGACAATGCAGCAGCCCGGGACATTCGATAATAAACCTGACCAAACTGACGGGACCTAACTAACCACACCTGAGACTGGATTAGACCTGAACATATCACTTTACAATAATCCCATCAAGAACTGCATTAATGTTTTTCTCGACCCCGGATCAGTGGACCACAGGGACCCTTATCCAACCTTACAGATTGAGTGGCGCTGAAGGAACCTGAAGATAGGGTTGATATAATATAGTGACACCTTTCGCATCTACATGGGTCCGGATTTAGATGACTACTCCCTTTCAAATGTTCAATTCAGGCAACCAGAAACCAAACATTTCCACCAgctttgtctacttcttttggaCCTACATTCACATGGTTTTGTACCATAAGAGTTGGAATCGTACAAGAAACATTTAAGGCTTATGTCTTTTGGTGAAATTCTATAAAACCTTAAACCAGTAATCACACTTTCATCAAACTTAAAACAACTTCCCTTATAAAACTTCATATTACAATCCTACGTTTTGTAGTTCGAAACTCAACTCTTTAATATGATTAGTACAAAGAAGCTCATAAAAATGGCAAGGAAGTGGCAGAAGCTAGCAGCTGCCAGCAGGAGGAGAATTTCCTGGCCAAGAACAAATGTCGCTGAAAAAGGTCACTTCTTCATTTACGCCAATGATGGAAAAAGGTTTATGATCCCCTTAGCCTATCTTAAGAATGATATTCTTCAAGAGCTCTTTAGAATGGCAGAAGAAGAGTTTGGGCTAACAAGCAACGGGCCTATTATATTGCCGTGTGATTCAACTTTTATGGAGTATGCCATCTCTATGGTACAGAGACATACGACCGAGGATTTCCAGAAGGCGTTTATCTTGTCCTTGGGTGATTGTTGCTCTTCATCATCGTTGTGCTTGCAGCAAGACCTCTCAAAACAAGCAATTTTAGTGTGTTAGTTTCTAGATAGGCAAGGAAGAAatgtttattttcttcttttatgTAAATGATAGAATAGTATAGATGTAACACAATTTTGATCATAATGAATTGATATAGCATTTGCAGTATAATTTTTCGTGCTTCCTAGAGCGCTAATGACTCGATAGATATCAAAGAACTGAAGGATCTTTACTGTTTCCAGTACTTTAATCagattattattagattattgttaTAGTTGGGTGATATCATCTTTCTAATTGTGTCATTCAGAGGGTTTAGAATCACTTAGCAGCAGTAGCGAACTTAGCAGGAGGAACCGTCACCCTTACTAATTTTCAAATTTGTCTGTCTTACATCTCTAATTACCTCCCTATTCGGCCCCCCAGACGTAGAATCCGATCTCCGCTACTGACATCTTCCTTAAACATCCCAGGGAAATCATGGAGGTAATTATGGTATTTACGACGGGGACTGAATCCATAGCTCACATACTTTTCGTGTAACTCATGAAGATCTAGCATCTCCCCGTTGTTTTCTTCTGCGTTGAATTTAGGGCTTTCATATTCAATTGATTCATTCATTGCCGTCTGCCGATGTTGCTATTCTAGTGTTGTCAGGattctgttgttgttgttgttgttgttgttgttgttgttgttgttgttcgtggTTTATATACACACACAACTTTCCAAATATAAGGTAGGTGTAGCTCTAcactaatcaatcaatcaatcaatcaatatatatatataaaagaggcttttttcaggcaattctagagactccgaGTCTTTCAAAACACTCTAATTATCTAAAAAAATAACAAACtatttaaattaatataaaatataaaatctaTCTATCTATTTTTGTGAAACGCTTTCAAGACTCCAAACTTTGTTAACTACATCGAtctagaaataaataaataactatAAATAAAGATAATATATACTAATATAATTTCCAAAGCTAGATAAAAcgtcaaataaattcaaattcaaattaaACTAAAAGATAGAGTTTTTGAGAATATTAAATGTGAAAAATAACTCCAAAGctacccatatatatatatataactaatCTAATACCCTTTCCTAAACCACCATTCGATTTCGAGTTCTATTATTTCACGTAATGTATTTTTTATTTGCTAATAATATTACACATTAATTGATTGTTTGATTCATGTTATTTTTGTACGTGAGTTTAGGGAATTAGGGCCATGTGTTTGTTGTCTTCAGTGTATTTGCATTGTTAATTTCTTCTAATACAATTGATAGTTTAAgagagtaattttttttttttgattgtaTACATGTGGAACTAATTTTGTAGTTTGTCAAAAAGGTTTaatattttctttttattttgattttcagGTTACTTTCACGCATATTCTCCGTCTTATCGTCTATAAAGGTATGCAATCCAAACTTTTGATTTTTTGTTTTGATATTTTCCGATTAGTTTAAAGCATAATCGCTAATTATGATCACATATTTGAAATCATTAAATAAGAAACAAAATTTATTATTGAAGGTACGTCTTCTATAACCTACAACGTTTTAAAATTTTGTTATCTCAAAAGAAATTTATAAATTATTTAAGCTAATGAGATCCAATAGGTCTCCCATAAAATTATGATCATGACAATTTAAAAAAGTATAATTTTGAGGCGGTTTAACTAAAAACGTTGCTATAAAATAATGACATGACAATTTAAACCCAAATACGTTTTTAAGGCGGTTTTACATAATTTTATCGTCAAATTAGATATTTTAATAATTCTAATTGTGTTGTATTTAGATCCATTTAAAAATTATTTTAgcataaaaccgtcttacacaagACTAACTCTAATTTAATATTATGTTTATTATATATTCAATTATGCGCCTCATTAGTTCGGCATACTTCAACTTTCTGTACAAGTATGGGTAACATATGTATACAGTATATATACTTCAATTCTTAGTTACCATTTTTGGAGATTTCTATTTACTTTGTTTcagcatttttttttttgttctagcTATTTGCAGGACGTATGTATTTCAATCTTATAAAAGTGTATTTGGTTTATTTATTTTGGTACAAAAGTGTATTTGGACGACATCAAAGCATATTGATTTGATGAGGAGTCTGGGTTGGTTGACTTTAGATTGAGTATATATACATGCATCTCTTTAGATTGATTCATTCATATCTCAACATTGATTAATTGTCTATTTGCATGTGTGTTTACTAATATGTTGGAGGAACATA from Silene latifolia isolate original U9 population chromosome 3, ASM4854445v1, whole genome shotgun sequence harbors:
- the LOC141649828 gene encoding auxin-responsive protein SAUR68-like is translated as MISTKKLIKMAKKWQRIAIASRKRVSWSRPVTDEGHFVVYTTDGRRFMIPLTYLKTDTFRELLRMAEEEFGIAASGPITVPCDSSLLEYIISMIQKHVAKDLETALIASLASSPNASKAPAYDRKRETDLSMMNTPVMIQHKETSSR
- the LOC141649829 gene encoding auxin-responsive protein SAUR67-like, producing MARKWQKLAAASRRRISWPRTNVAEKGHFFIYANDGKRFMIPLAYLKNDILQELFRMAEEEFGLTSNGPIILPCDSTFMEYAISMVQRHTTEDFQKAFILSLGDCCSSSSLCLQQDLSKQAILVC